One Kangiella geojedonensis DNA segment encodes these proteins:
- a CDS encoding cytochrome b produces the protein MATESTKYTLLMRILHWLIAVLILGMIGVGWYMAGLPDEHPTKYDIYPIHKSIGITLLGLVVIRLLVRFFSPIPKLPRELSGWEKVLTKTVHFLLYLLMILVPISGYMMSDFAGFPVEWFGIEIPGFVEDNMDNSQSALDAHGILPYILLGLIALHLLGSLKHRFLDKGKNTDVLKRML, from the coding sequence ATGGCCACAGAGAGCACCAAATACACCTTATTAATGCGTATCCTGCACTGGCTCATCGCCGTCCTAATTTTGGGCATGATTGGGGTTGGCTGGTACATGGCGGGATTGCCTGATGAGCACCCAACTAAATACGACATCTACCCCATCCACAAATCCATTGGCATCACCTTATTGGGGTTAGTCGTTATCCGTTTACTGGTTAGGTTTTTCAGCCCAATCCCCAAGCTGCCACGAGAACTGTCAGGCTGGGAAAAAGTTTTAACTAAAACCGTGCACTTCCTGCTTTATCTATTAATGATATTAGTACCGATCTCTGGCTATATGATGTCTGACTTCGCTGGCTTCCCGGTAGAATGGTTCGGTATTGAAATCCCTGGTTTTGTTGAGGACAACATGGACAACTCCCAGAGTGCTCTCGATGCTCACGGCATTTTACCCTACATCTTATTAGGATTAATCGCACTGCACCTGCTTGGTTCTTTAAAACACCGCTTCCTAGATAAAGGTAAGAATACTGACGTTTTAAAGCGAATGTTATAA
- a CDS encoding DUF937 domain-containing protein: MQDLVNMVLGSQNSGAVEQIAKQFNLDKQQTSNALEQLLPSLKKGIQHNTQQQGGLESLLGALSNSKNQEYIEQPQRLTEPQAVDNGNAILGHLLGSKETSRQVAEQASSKTGIDSGILKQILPLAANMLMGSLTKETNSQQSQQGLLDSDNDGSVLDDVAGMASKLFR, from the coding sequence ATGCAGGATTTAGTGAATATGGTTTTAGGGTCACAAAACTCAGGGGCTGTAGAGCAAATAGCGAAACAGTTTAATTTAGACAAACAACAAACCAGTAACGCCTTAGAGCAACTGTTACCCTCTTTAAAGAAAGGGATACAACATAATACGCAACAACAGGGTGGACTCGAGTCATTACTAGGCGCCTTGTCCAATAGCAAGAATCAAGAATACATTGAGCAGCCACAGCGCTTAACCGAACCACAAGCTGTTGATAATGGTAACGCAATATTAGGTCACTTGCTGGGGAGCAAAGAAACCAGTCGCCAAGTAGCTGAGCAAGCTTCAAGCAAAACTGGGATTGATAGCGGTATTTTAAAGCAAATCTTACCTTTGGCTGCCAATATGCTGATGGGCTCACTCACTAAAGAAACGAACAGCCAGCAAAGTCAGCAAGGTTTGCTCGATTCAGATAATGACGGCTCTGTACTGGATGACGTCGCAGGTATGGCGAGCAAGCTATTTCGTTAA
- a CDS encoding N-acetylmuramoyl-L-alanine amidase, with product MIKKHFTKTLFAATLMFGFAAQAAVIKSMRFWQSPESTRVVFDLTSPVEHELTVLTNPDRIVVDIPESRVSVDLNQLDIKSDLVKRVRQSKPPREGVLRLVLDLNKSAEPKSFSLKPYQEYSDRLVIDLLDKKREVIKPPESAIGAERDIVIAVDAGHGGEDPGAMGPSGTREKDIVLKLSRDLVDAINSVNGLKAIMVREGDYYIPHRKRTDIARKHRADLFVSVHADGFKSPKARGASVWVLNLYGAKSEVARWMKLQEEKSELLGGVDSTVVLSEYDNSVRSVLLDLQMESSIAESFKVGKEVHSAMKRVAPKMHKHYVEENSLLVLKNPDIPSILVESGFISNPGEERLLKTSSYRRKLAGAVRDGIVDYFKNHAPDGTKFASLYRKNIYHVKRGDNLIKVAKRFNTSVNEIKRANKMTSNTVRIGQKLVIPRS from the coding sequence ATGATAAAAAAGCATTTTACAAAAACATTATTCGCCGCTACCTTGATGTTCGGCTTTGCAGCCCAAGCTGCGGTCATCAAAAGCATGAGGTTTTGGCAATCTCCAGAATCGACACGGGTTGTTTTCGACCTGACCTCTCCTGTCGAGCACGAATTAACTGTCCTTACCAATCCTGACCGAATTGTGGTCGATATCCCTGAGTCCCGCGTCTCTGTTGACTTGAATCAGCTAGACATTAAAAGTGATCTAGTAAAGCGTGTGCGCCAAAGCAAGCCACCGAGAGAAGGGGTCCTAAGGTTAGTACTTGATTTAAATAAAAGTGCGGAACCCAAGAGTTTTTCTTTAAAACCTTATCAAGAGTACAGCGATCGTCTGGTTATCGACTTGCTGGATAAGAAACGCGAAGTCATCAAGCCACCCGAGTCTGCTATTGGTGCGGAGCGAGATATTGTGATTGCCGTGGATGCGGGGCATGGTGGTGAAGACCCCGGTGCCATGGGCCCCAGCGGTACCCGCGAAAAAGATATTGTGCTTAAGTTGTCTAGAGATTTGGTCGATGCTATTAACTCGGTGAACGGCTTAAAGGCTATTATGGTGCGTGAGGGAGATTATTATATTCCACATCGTAAACGTACCGACATTGCACGAAAACACCGTGCGGATTTATTTGTATCGGTGCATGCGGACGGTTTTAAAAGCCCTAAAGCCAGAGGGGCATCGGTTTGGGTCTTGAACCTCTACGGCGCTAAATCTGAAGTAGCTCGCTGGATGAAGTTGCAGGAAGAAAAATCAGAGCTGTTGGGCGGTGTCGACAGTACTGTGGTCTTATCCGAGTATGATAATTCGGTGCGTTCGGTGTTGTTAGATTTGCAGATGGAAAGTTCGATTGCGGAAAGCTTTAAAGTTGGCAAAGAAGTCCATTCAGCGATGAAGCGCGTTGCCCCAAAGATGCACAAGCACTATGTGGAAGAAAACTCGCTACTCGTGCTTAAAAACCCTGATATCCCATCGATTTTGGTGGAGTCTGGATTTATTTCTAATCCCGGTGAAGAGCGCTTGCTTAAAACCTCATCGTATCGCCGCAAACTTGCAGGCGCGGTTAGAGACGGCATCGTTGATTATTTTAAGAATCATGCGCCGGATGGTACTAAGTTTGCCAGCTTATACCGAAAGAACATTTACCATGTAAAGCGAGGCGATAATCTTATTAAGGTTGCGAAGCGCTTTAATACTAGCGTTAATGAAATCAAAAGAGCTAATAAAATGACCTCGAAT
- a CDS encoding TraR/DksA family transcriptional regulator produces MKKSQVQKYSKDLIQLEAELMEFLGLSSEASQAVELDQARMGRVSRGDAMQQQAMVSAAHQRDEKRLIAVRKALKRTETDDFGFCLECGEAINLKRLDVAPETELCLDCQSLQEQRQPL; encoded by the coding sequence ATGAAAAAGTCTCAAGTTCAAAAATACTCAAAAGATTTAATTCAGCTAGAAGCAGAATTGATGGAGTTTTTAGGCTTGTCATCTGAAGCCAGTCAAGCAGTTGAGTTGGATCAGGCGCGCATGGGAAGAGTATCCAGAGGTGATGCTATGCAGCAGCAAGCGATGGTTAGTGCGGCCCATCAGCGTGACGAAAAGCGTTTGATTGCTGTAAGAAAAGCTCTGAAGCGAACTGAGACTGATGATTTTGGTTTCTGTTTAGAGTGTGGCGAAGCTATTAACCTTAAGCGTCTTGATGTGGCCCCAGAAACGGAGCTTTGTCTTGACTGCCAGTCGTTACAGGAGCAACGCCAACCGCTTTAA
- the rsgA gene encoding small ribosomal subunit biogenesis GTPase RsgA, translating into MGKKRKHNKKQRQEASDEVNINSEELGPEEQGIVISRFGQQVDIADQNFETIRCFLRRAKEVPVVGDKATFQRQEKLDTGVLVRFEERTSLLKRPTPHHGIKPVAANIDLVALLLAPELGFSEMLLDRYLVAAESSNIPVWLVFNKWDLLNDEERADIQQRLKTYQDIGYPIYYISAKHGDQVDELVKDLRGKQLLLAGQSGVGKSTLIKYLFPELEVATADISETSGLGTHTTTASRLYKLDDETYLVDSPGVREFGLWHLEDHDIQQGFVEIYKLAENCKFRDCKHIKEPGCAVLAAAKNGEIAESRMKNYHHLIQNYDQQFS; encoded by the coding sequence TTGGGAAAAAAACGTAAGCACAATAAAAAACAGCGTCAGGAAGCTTCTGACGAGGTCAATATCAACTCCGAAGAGCTTGGGCCTGAAGAACAAGGGATCGTGATCAGTCGCTTTGGTCAGCAGGTCGATATTGCTGACCAAAACTTCGAGACCATTCGTTGTTTTCTAAGACGCGCCAAAGAAGTTCCCGTTGTGGGCGATAAAGCAACTTTTCAGCGCCAAGAGAAGCTTGATACGGGTGTTCTGGTTAGATTTGAAGAGCGCACATCACTATTAAAACGCCCAACCCCACACCATGGCATTAAACCTGTGGCGGCCAATATTGACTTAGTGGCCCTACTTTTAGCACCAGAGCTTGGTTTTTCCGAAATGCTACTCGATCGTTATTTGGTCGCAGCCGAATCAAGTAATATCCCCGTTTGGTTGGTATTTAATAAGTGGGACCTTTTAAACGACGAAGAGCGTGCCGACATACAACAACGCTTGAAAACCTACCAAGATATCGGTTACCCGATTTACTACATCAGCGCCAAGCATGGCGATCAAGTAGATGAGCTGGTTAAGGACTTACGTGGTAAACAACTCTTATTGGCAGGACAATCTGGCGTGGGTAAATCCACTCTGATTAAGTATTTATTTCCAGAGCTCGAAGTCGCCACCGCTGATATTTCAGAAACCTCAGGTCTTGGCACTCACACCACCACCGCCTCAAGACTCTACAAACTCGACGATGAGACTTATCTCGTCGACTCGCCAGGGGTTCGTGAGTTTGGTTTGTGGCACCTCGAAGATCACGACATCCAGCAAGGTTTTGTGGAAATTTATAAGCTCGCCGAAAACTGCAAATTCCGTGACTGTAAACACATCAAAGAGCCTGGCTGCGCAGTACTCGCTGCTGCTAAAAACGGCGAGATCGCAGAATCACGTATGAAAAACTACCACCACCTAATTCAAAACTACGATCAGCAGTTTAGTTAA
- the asd gene encoding archaetidylserine decarboxylase (Phosphatidylserine decarboxylase is synthesized as a single chain precursor. Generation of the pyruvoyl active site from a Ser is coupled to cleavage of a Gly-Ser bond between the larger (beta) and smaller (alpha chains). It is an integral membrane protein.): MADKLKVLLQYLIPQHGISLLMGKVAESKNATIKNTFAKWFIKKYGIDMSIAERENPEDYETFNDFFTRSLKDGVRPIAEGDSVIVNPADGNVSQLGPIDNDFIFQAKGHRYSAKTLLGGDAELAKPFENGEFATIYLSPKDYHRVHMPMTGKLTKMLHVPGKLFSVNPLTARNVPNLFARNERVVAMFDTDLGPMAMVLVGATIVGSIETVWEGTITPPTRDDVKVWDYQDQNITLEKGAEMGRFKLGSTVILLFPKDTMTWEDSMKANAPTVMGTALARKS, from the coding sequence ATGGCTGACAAACTTAAAGTCTTATTACAATACCTAATTCCCCAGCACGGAATTTCTCTTTTAATGGGGAAGGTTGCTGAGAGTAAAAACGCTACCATCAAAAATACTTTTGCCAAATGGTTCATCAAAAAGTACGGCATCGACATGAGTATTGCCGAGCGCGAAAATCCTGAAGATTATGAAACCTTTAATGATTTTTTTACGCGCAGCTTAAAAGACGGTGTTCGTCCGATTGCAGAAGGTGACTCGGTTATCGTCAACCCTGCTGACGGTAATGTGAGCCAGCTGGGTCCTATTGATAATGACTTTATATTTCAAGCGAAAGGCCATCGTTATAGCGCCAAGACGTTATTAGGTGGCGATGCTGAACTTGCGAAGCCCTTTGAGAATGGCGAGTTTGCGACTATTTATTTGTCCCCGAAAGATTACCACCGCGTGCACATGCCGATGACAGGCAAGCTGACGAAAATGCTTCATGTGCCAGGCAAGCTATTCAGCGTCAATCCTTTAACCGCACGCAATGTTCCTAACCTATTTGCGCGCAATGAACGCGTAGTCGCCATGTTTGACACGGACTTAGGTCCAATGGCGATGGTGTTGGTCGGCGCAACCATTGTTGGCAGCATCGAAACCGTTTGGGAAGGCACTATCACGCCACCGACGCGTGATGATGTCAAAGTGTGGGACTATCAAGATCAAAACATAACTCTTGAGAAAGGGGCTGAAATGGGCCGCTTTAAGCTGGGCTCTACGGTGATTTTATTATTCCCTAAAGACACCATGACTTGGGAAGACTCCATGAAAGCTAATGCTCCAACCGTCATGGGCACTGCGTTAGCTCGCAAAAGTTAG
- a CDS encoding 4a-hydroxytetrahydrobiopterin dehydratase: MEQLASVQLSKQECVHNDDSKKPLGDDTRDTLLKEQLPEWNYDADKGEVSRKFKFKNYYHTMAFVNAVAWIANKQAHHPDLEVSYGHCLVRYTTHDAGNSLCLNDLICAAHIDALDNNGSFGPNFQD; the protein is encoded by the coding sequence ATGGAACAGTTAGCATCAGTGCAACTCTCTAAACAGGAGTGTGTACATAACGACGACTCAAAAAAGCCATTGGGTGATGACACTCGCGATACACTATTAAAAGAACAGCTTCCTGAGTGGAATTACGATGCTGATAAAGGCGAAGTATCGCGTAAATTCAAGTTTAAAAACTATTATCACACCATGGCTTTCGTTAATGCGGTGGCTTGGATTGCCAATAAACAAGCACACCACCCTGATCTCGAAGTGAGCTATGGTCACTGTCTTGTACGTTACACCACACATGACGCTGGCAATAGCTTGTGTCTCAACGACCTGATTTGTGCTGCGCATATTGATGCGTTAGACAATAACGGTTCATTCGGTCCGAACTTTCAAGACTAA
- the tsaE gene encoding tRNA (adenosine(37)-N6)-threonylcarbamoyltransferase complex ATPase subunit type 1 TsaE gives MENTVLDKPQLSFFLENDTETVGLGLALSELLPRPFTIYMYGDLGAGKTTFVRGLLQGLGHTGAVKSPTYTLVEPYELNGHSVYHFDLYRLADPEELEFIGIREYQDEDSLLVFEWPDKGDGMIPKADLVIELTYQDLGRKAELAFTDSVLGQDLAQKIRQKLAKN, from the coding sequence GTGGAAAATACGGTATTAGACAAACCACAATTAAGTTTTTTTTTAGAGAATGACACTGAAACGGTAGGCCTCGGCTTGGCTTTATCAGAGTTGTTACCGCGACCTTTTACCATCTATATGTATGGCGATTTGGGGGCTGGTAAAACGACGTTTGTCCGCGGTCTGTTGCAGGGCCTTGGCCATACAGGGGCAGTGAAAAGCCCGACGTATACGCTGGTTGAACCTTATGAATTAAACGGTCACAGTGTTTATCACTTTGATTTATACCGCTTGGCAGACCCAGAAGAGCTTGAGTTTATCGGTATTCGGGAATATCAAGATGAGGACTCTTTACTGGTTTTTGAGTGGCCAGACAAAGGCGACGGTATGATCCCTAAAGCTGACTTGGTAATAGAACTGACGTATCAAGACTTAGGGCGAAAAGCAGAGTTGGCTTTTACCGATTCGGTGTTAGGGCAAGATCTGGCACAGAAAATACGTCAAAAGTTAGCCAAAAACTAG
- a CDS encoding NAD(P)H-hydrate epimerase gives MQPLFSVDSIKQIEQAFVDEQGIELYELMQRAGASAFERARRLWPQAQHWLIATGAGNNAGDGLVVAKHALQAGFNVTLVALKAYSEFSGDPQKAWQDLLSIKKESHQTFDILGIEEAKTQELSFADVIVDALLGTGVTGELKDDYCQLIDLLNGIKAAKLASLTAGAEVYWPQK, from the coding sequence ATGCAACCTTTGTTCTCCGTTGACAGTATCAAGCAGATTGAGCAAGCCTTTGTCGATGAGCAAGGTATTGAGCTGTATGAATTGATGCAAAGAGCAGGCGCCAGCGCTTTTGAGCGGGCTCGCCGGCTGTGGCCACAAGCCCAGCATTGGCTGATTGCGACTGGAGCAGGTAACAACGCTGGCGATGGTTTAGTCGTTGCTAAACATGCGCTTCAAGCGGGATTTAACGTCACTCTGGTAGCACTTAAAGCTTATTCGGAGTTTAGCGGTGATCCTCAAAAGGCGTGGCAAGATCTGCTTTCGATAAAAAAAGAATCCCATCAAACGTTTGATATTTTAGGTATTGAAGAAGCTAAAACGCAGGAGTTGTCTTTCGCTGATGTGATCGTTGATGCTTTGTTGGGAACTGGCGTTACCGGAGAGCTTAAGGATGACTATTGTCAGCTGATTGACCTGCTTAATGGGATCAAAGCTGCAAAGTTGGCGTCGCTAACGGCAGGCGCCGAGGTTTACTGGCCTCAGAAGTGA
- the orn gene encoding oligoribonuclease codes for MAQNADNLIWLDLEMTGLDPETDKVIEIATIVTDKDLNILAEGPVLAIHQDDDTLANMNEWCVEQHGKSGLTQRVKDSTVSEAEASRQTIEFLKQWVPEGKSPMCGNSICQDRRFMVKHMPELERYFHYRHLDVSTLKELARRWKPGILPGFKKSATHLALDDIRESIAECAYYREHLIDLTESN; via the coding sequence GTGGCACAAAACGCAGATAATTTAATTTGGCTGGATCTCGAAATGACGGGATTGGATCCTGAAACCGATAAAGTGATTGAAATCGCCACCATCGTAACCGATAAGGATTTGAACATATTGGCCGAAGGCCCAGTGTTGGCCATTCATCAGGACGACGATACGCTGGCTAACATGAATGAGTGGTGCGTTGAGCAACATGGTAAGTCAGGACTTACTCAACGTGTTAAGGATAGCACCGTTAGTGAGGCCGAAGCGTCTCGCCAAACCATCGAGTTTTTGAAACAGTGGGTGCCGGAAGGTAAGTCGCCAATGTGTGGTAACTCGATCTGCCAAGATCGCCGCTTTATGGTGAAGCATATGCCGGAACTTGAACGCTATTTTCATTACCGTCATTTGGACGTAAGCACCTTAAAGGAGCTGGCACGTCGCTGGAAGCCAGGGATTCTGCCAGGGTTTAAAAAGAGTGCGACGCATTTAGCGCTGGACGATATTCGTGAGTCTATTGCTGAATGTGCCTATTATCGTGAGCACCTTATTGATCTGACGGAATCGAATTAA
- a CDS encoding MGMT family protein translates to MSDRMEHFKQQVYYWVSKIPKGKVTSYGAIAKLSGFPRHARHVSKALGSAPNRKQLPWQRVIGADGKIAFNPDSEHFAIQQTLLEQEGVKVVKGKVDLKQYAWEHPLMEKASSSKGENGMQAEEFFR, encoded by the coding sequence ATGAGCGATCGGATGGAGCATTTCAAGCAACAAGTGTATTACTGGGTCAGCAAAATACCGAAAGGTAAAGTCACCAGTTATGGTGCTATAGCAAAGTTGTCCGGTTTCCCTCGACATGCTCGCCATGTCAGTAAAGCATTGGGGTCTGCCCCCAACCGAAAGCAGCTTCCATGGCAACGAGTCATTGGTGCGGATGGTAAAATAGCCTTTAATCCCGATAGCGAGCACTTTGCTATCCAGCAAACTTTATTAGAACAAGAAGGCGTTAAAGTGGTAAAAGGTAAAGTGGATCTAAAACAATATGCTTGGGAGCATCCACTTATGGAGAAAGCCAGCTCATCAAAAGGTGAGAACGGCATGCAGGCTGAGGAGTTCTTTAGATAA